CATCCGGTCGACCTCGCGCCGACGACCCGCCCGTCCCGGCGTCGACGTTCCTCGGGCCGACGGTCAGCCGCGGCGCCGCGGGGTGAGCCTGTCGAGATCGAGGTCGATCTCGAACGGGACCGGGCGGCGGAGCGTGCCCCGGAAGATGCCGGCGGGCGCGTAGGCGCTCGTCGGTTCGTCGAGCTCGTAGACGTGGACGACGGGGGAGCCGTCCTCGTCCTCGATGCACCAGTAGTGCGGGATGCCGGCCTCGGCGTACTTGCGGAGCTTGACCGTACGGTCCCGGTGGGCCGATTCGGGGGAGACGACCTCGACGGCGAGCTGGACCTCGGCCGGGGCGAACCAGGTGCGGTTCGCATCGAAGTCGGCGGTCGTCACGAGGAGGTCCGGTTCGGGCCGGTTGCGCTGATCGAGCTTGATCGTCATCTCGCGGCCGACCCTGGTTCCTGCAGGTGCCTGGTCCATGAGGGCGACCGTGAGCAGCGTGACGAGGTGGCCGTGCCACCGCCTCCGCGGCGACATCATGAAGACGAGCGCTCCGTCGATCAGTTCGGTGTGGCGGGGCGCCTCGGGAGGCGGTCCAGATCCTCCGCGAACCAGCCTTCCGCGCGCGGCGGGCGCATCCAGTCGGGCAGTGCGGTCATGGCACAACCGTAGCGATCCGGCGGGTGCCCGACCACGAGGTCGTCAACCTGCGTCCGCCGGCCGATCCCGGGGCGGGGCCGGCTCGGGCGGGTCGACCTCGGCTCCGGTGGGGCTCCAGGGGACGGGGCTAGCGTCGGGGGACCGTGCGGACGCGTGTGAGGAGAGAGAGCAGTGGCCGACTTCGTTGAGGGTGCCCCGTGCTGGGTGGACGTGACGGTTCCGGACCTGGCCGCCGGGCGCCGCTTCTACGGCGAGCTCTTCGGCTGGACGTTCAAGGACTCGGGTGAGGAGTACGGGCACTACACCGAGGCGCTGAACGACGGCAAGAGCGTCGCCGCCCTGCTGCCCCCGGCCGAGGGCAGCCCGAAGACCGCCTCGTGGAACCTGTACTTCGCCACGGCGGACGCCGCCGCGCTGGCCGACAAGGTCAAGGCGGAGGGCGGCCAGGTGCTGAGCGGCCCGTTCGAGGTCGGCGGCTTCGGCACCCTGCTGGTCGTGGCGGACCCGGGCGGTGCGGTGTTCGGCGCCTGGCAGGCCGGCAGCCGGACCGGCTTCGAGCTGCAGGGCCAGCAGCCCGGCGCGTTCTTCTGGCCGGAGATCTACACCCGCGACAAGGCGACGGTGGACCCGTTCTTCGAGGCCGTGCTCGGCTTCGCGGGGCAGCAGGTCTCCGAGGCCAACGAGTTCGACTTCAAGATCTGGTCGCTGCCCGCGCTCGGCTACCCGGTGGCCGGCCGCCTGCAGATGAACGAGTTCTACCCGGCCGAGCTGCCCGCCCACGCGCTGGTGTACTTCTGGGTGGCCGACACCGACGAGGCCGTGGCCAAGGTCCGCAGCCTGGGCGGCGGCGTCACCCGTGAGCCCTCGGACAGCCCGTTCGGCCGCTCCGCGCTGGTGGTCGACGACCAGGGCGCCCGCTTCGCCCTGATGGGCCCGGTCAAGGACGGCGCGGCCGCCCACTGACCGCGCTGAACGGTCCGGCGGCCGCGGCCGCGCAGGGGAGCCCCGGACGCCACCCGGCGTCCGGGGCTCCCTGCCGTCCGCACCCCCGCCGACCCCGCGACCCCCGTACCCCGCAAGGGATGTACGGCCGGACCCCTAGGGTCCCGTTCGGGGTCGAACCGGGGCGGATCCCCGATGGGCCGAGTGGTCGCCGGCCGGAAGACTCCCGGTGAGCCGACAACCGTCGAACCGTCAGGAGACCCACCGTCATGAACCCCCGCCCGGACGCCCGTACGAACGGCCGCCGCCGCGCCGCCCTCGCCGCCGCCGGTGCCCTGCTCGCGGCGGTCGCCGTCGCCGGTACCGCGGCCGCCCCGGCCTCCGCGGTCGTGCCCGCCGGCACCGCCGCGACGCCCGCCACGGCCGCGACGCCCGCCACGGCCGGGCTGCCGCCGCTCGACCGGGCGGCGGTCCGACGGGCGGTGGCCGGCGTTCCCGATGCCGACGTGAGCGGCGTGCTGGTCCGGATCACCGGCGACGCGGGTACCTTCGAGACCTCCGCGGGCACCGGGGACGCGGCGACCGGCCGCCGCCCGGACCCCGACGGCCGGTTCCGGATCGGGTCGATCTCCAAGGTCTTCACCGCCACCGTGGTGCTCCAGCTCGCCGCCGAGGGCCGGATCGACCTGGACGGGACCGTGCAGCAGTACCTGCCCGGCGTCCTCCCCGCCGACCTGCCGCCGGTGAAGGTCGGCCAGCTGCTCGACCACACCAGCGGGCTGCCCCGCGGGTCGAACGCGGCCTGGGGCGACGGCACCACCGCCTGGTTCGCCGAGCACCGCACGGAGGGCTGGACCCCCGAGCAGGTGGTCGCGACCCTGGCCGGCGGGCGGATGAGCTTCGCGCCCGGCACCGCGCAGCAGTACAACGGGATGAACACCTTCGTCGCCGGCCTGCTGATCGAGAAGGTCACCGGCCGCCCGTACGCCACCGAGGTGGAACGCCGGATCATCCGGCCGCTGCACCTGCGGGACACCGCCGTCCCGGACAAGGACGACCTGCGGCTGAGCCGGCCCGCCGCGCACGGCTACCTCGCCGTGGACGGGCCGGACGGCCGGCGGCTGGTGGACGTCACCGAGCAGAGCCCCTGGCCGTGGGCCGAGGGCGGGATGATCTCCAGCGCCCCCGACCTGGACCGTTTCCTCACCGCGCTGTTCCGCGGCCGGCTGCTGCCGCCGGCCCAGCAGCGGATGCTGTTCACCGTCCCGGACGTGCCCAACCAGCAGAACAGCCAGTGCAAGGCCAGCAGCACGCCGGAGCGGGCCTGCATGAGCATGGGACTGGTCCGGGCCGAGATCAACGGGGTCACCCTGTGGGGCAAGACCGGCTCCCGGCCGGGCTGGACCAGCGGGGTGTTCGCCACCAAGGACCTGTCCCGCACGATCGTCTACTCGCTCAACCCGACCGGCCTGAACGGCGCCGAGGCGGCGGACATCCAGAAGCTCGCCGGCGCGGTGTTCCCGCCGGCGCCGTCCAAGCCGTGACGCCGCCTCAGGACCGCGGGTGCGGCACGGCGGGCCCGGGGGATCAGGGCGCGATGTTGTGGTTCACCCGGAACAGGTTGCCCGGGTCCCACGCGCGCTTGACCTCCACCAGTCGGTCGTAGTTGCCGCGGTAGTTGGCGGTGACCTTGTCCTGGTCGTCCTCGCCGATGAAGTTGACGTACCCGCCGGGCGAGGAGTGCGCGGACACCGCGTCGTAGTACCGCCGGACCCACGCCGTGCGGCTCTCGTTGCCGGCCGGGTCCGGCCCCACGCCCACGATCACCGTGGCGAAGGCGGCGTCCCGGTAGGCGTAGGCCGTGGCGTCCGGGGCGACCCGCTGCACCGCGCCGTCCACCGGGTAGATGTGGCAGGTGGAGTGGAGGTTCGGGACGTTCGGGCCGTGCTCCAGGTGGGCGGCGATCGCGTCGTCGGTGAGGTCGGTGGCGTAGCTGCCCTTCCAGTACTGCTGCAGTCCGGGCGGCAGCAGTCCGTCGAAGGCGCT
The window above is part of the Kitasatospora sp. HUAS MG31 genome. Proteins encoded here:
- a CDS encoding VOC family protein, whose translation is MADFVEGAPCWVDVTVPDLAAGRRFYGELFGWTFKDSGEEYGHYTEALNDGKSVAALLPPAEGSPKTASWNLYFATADAAALADKVKAEGGQVLSGPFEVGGFGTLLVVADPGGAVFGAWQAGSRTGFELQGQQPGAFFWPEIYTRDKATVDPFFEAVLGFAGQQVSEANEFDFKIWSLPALGYPVAGRLQMNEFYPAELPAHALVYFWVADTDEAVAKVRSLGGGVTREPSDSPFGRSALVVDDQGARFALMGPVKDGAAAH
- a CDS encoding serine hydrolase domain-containing protein produces the protein MNPRPDARTNGRRRAALAAAGALLAAVAVAGTAAAPASAVVPAGTAATPATAATPATAGLPPLDRAAVRRAVAGVPDADVSGVLVRITGDAGTFETSAGTGDAATGRRPDPDGRFRIGSISKVFTATVVLQLAAEGRIDLDGTVQQYLPGVLPADLPPVKVGQLLDHTSGLPRGSNAAWGDGTTAWFAEHRTEGWTPEQVVATLAGGRMSFAPGTAQQYNGMNTFVAGLLIEKVTGRPYATEVERRIIRPLHLRDTAVPDKDDLRLSRPAAHGYLAVDGPDGRRLVDVTEQSPWPWAEGGMISSAPDLDRFLTALFRGRLLPPAQQRMLFTVPDVPNQQNSQCKASSTPERACMSMGLVRAEINGVTLWGKTGSRPGWTSGVFATKDLSRTIVYSLNPTGLNGAEAADIQKLAGAVFPPAPSKP